AGCTTCATTGGAACGACGTCGAGATCTTTCATCTTCAATGCGTTCACTTGCTTTTGCGCTTTATCGGGACTGCGCATAGCCATCACCACTTTGAACCCACGCTGCGCAAGGGCCTCACTTGTTGCCAAACCCAATCCGCGATTTGCGCCTGTGACGATAGCTATCTTCTTCATCGTGTCCCCGTTTACTCTGGTTGTGGAACTGGAATTTCGGTATTGCCAACAGGAACTAAAATTCCCGTTGTCCAGTTTCTTTGATCAATCACGCACTCGCACGAAATCACACGGTAGCGCTCGATAGGGAAAGAATAATATCTTTCAACCCAACCCCAGCCTGTCCAATCGATTTCACGATAATAGCCGCGGCCGACACCTTGACGCACGGAACGCGTTTCGCGGTGGAATGTCAAAAGCGGATAATGCAATTTTAATTTTCCGTCGTGAGTCAGTTGCGCCTTTGCCGGTTCATCAAAAACACAGCCGTAGTATCCGTCGATACTGCGCAAACGCCCCTGCAAGATTTCACCGGGCTCAACATCACGGTCTTGAGGAACGCGGAACTCGAAGAAGTAATCTGAAGGAGCGCCATTAGGATAATAACTGCGTGTGTTCATTGTCAGCTTGCCGTCAAATTCGATGAGACTTACGACAGCGCGGCCATCGACGCTGCTCCACTCGCCTTCAAGATTGCTGGCAGCAACGGCTGTCACTCCTGTCAATGTAACGAAAAGAGCTAAGATGAATTTCATTTTTCCTCCCCCAAGTTTCATGCTTATTTGGAACCCGCATTGCGGTTAAAAAGAATCAGATAGTCTTTTGAACCGGTTTGCTCCATCAAGCCTGAATATTTTCCGTCTTCAAATTTTTTACGATAAGTTTTTCTTGCGATCTCGCGCACCATACAACCGATGGGACCTTGACCGCTAAAGTCCTTGCCGGCTTCCACGACACATTTCGGTTCAAACGCTTCTTCTTGTTCTCGTGTGACCGGGAATTTCATAATCGAAAAACTTGTTACGTCGAGTTTGTACTCTTCTTTCAATCTGTTGGCAGGATTTTTTTTCAAAAGTTGCGAAGAATAAATGTTTGGAACGATGACGGCGACACGCAATCCTTGTTCGCGGGCTTTTTTAACACCCTCAACAAAACGGTTCATGTCTTCTTTGATATCGATGCGCATGTTGGAGGGAAAAAGCTCCACGTAGGGCAGCATTGGTTCAACGACAATCACGTCATACTTCGAACCCTGTTCCTGATTGGCCTCAAGGAAGCCGCGCCACAATTCAATGTCTTCAATGTGATTGGGTGTAACACCCAACAGAACAATCGGCGATTCTTTGATCTCTAAGCGCAGACGTTCGTAAATGCCTTTGCCAAGCTCTTCGGGCAAAGAGACTTGAGAAAATTTGATTTTAGGAATGGACTTGGGCTGAATTGAAAACTGAGTCGCAAAGAAAATTCCTAAAGCAATCACCGCAACGGCGCAAATCCAATAAAAGTACTTCATAGCTCAGGAACTTCCCCTAGATAAGGAGCTAAGTCCAGCTCCTTAACGTGCGTTCTAACAGGATGCCACAGAGTGGCAATGAGGGTTGTCTTCTGATAGAATTGTGCTAGTTTGCGAGCATTACAGAGGACTTGATCCCTAAAAAGACAGGTACCGAAATATATGAAGGCGACGAATACACCATCTTCTTTTTCTTATCTTATTATAGGCTCTGGCCGGGTCGCCCGCCATTTAGCTCACTACTTTCATTTGTTAAATATCAGCTTCGATTCTTGGGACCGCTCTCAAGATCCACATGCTTTGGCTCGCAAAGTTTCAGCGGCGACGCACGTTCTTTTGGCGATCTCCGACACAGCTCTGGAAGGTTTTTACCGACAGCATTTAGCGGGTCACGAAAAAGTTTTAGTGCAGTTTTCCGGAGCTCAATATTTTGAAGGCATGATCTCAGCCCATCCGTTGATGACTTTTGGGCAAGAGCTTTACGATTTTAATTTTTATAAGCAAATCCACTTTACTCTGACAGGGGCCGCTTCTTTAGCGGACGCTCTTCCTGGATTGCCCAATTCTTTTTCGACGATTCCGGCCCAAGATAAAGCGCTTTATCACTCTTACTGCGTTTTAGGCGGAAACTTTGTCACGTTGTTGATTGCAAAAATGCTGTCGGGATTTGAAGAGCTGAATGTTCCTAACGAGGCCGCGCGTATTTACGTCGAGAAGGTCGTGGCGAATACATTTGCAAATCCCAACACCGCTTTGACAGGTCCCCTTGTCCGCAAAGATGTCGAAACCGTCAGCGCAAATCTGCGAGCTCTTGAAC
This region of Bdellovibrio sp. 22V genomic DNA includes:
- a CDS encoding Rossmann-like and DUF2520 domain-containing protein, producing the protein MKATNTPSSFSYLIIGSGRVARHLAHYFHLLNISFDSWDRSQDPHALARKVSAATHVLLAISDTALEGFYRQHLAGHEKVLVQFSGAQYFEGMISAHPLMTFGQELYDFNFYKQIHFTLTGAASLADALPGLPNSFSTIPAQDKALYHSYCVLGGNFVTLLIAKMLSGFEELNVPNEAARIYVEKVVANTFANPNTALTGPLVRKDVETVSANLRALEQDRYHEIYQSFLKAYWPDYPRK